A genomic window from Selenomonadales bacterium includes:
- a CDS encoding NUDIX domain-containing protein has protein sequence MLACNSIRTFAAAYILRGDDWLMLKRSPTHTLFPNTWAPVGGHVEVQDKCNPINTVWRELAEEANLSRSDVTDLRLKYITLRVKGQELRQLYLFFGQTERASFDHCREGELHLVHKSQVLLRPLGAVNKLTLEYHFARGAAQTEVMVGVVHVARGLPAVAWSPLQDWGTEPE, from the coding sequence ATGCTTGCCTGTAACAGCATTCGTACTTTTGCTGCCGCCTATATTCTGCGTGGAGACGACTGGCTGATGCTAAAGCGCTCGCCTACGCACACGCTTTTCCCCAACACCTGGGCGCCTGTTGGCGGGCATGTAGAGGTACAAGATAAGTGTAACCCCATTAATACCGTCTGGCGAGAACTAGCAGAAGAGGCGAACCTCTCGCGCAGTGACGTGACCGACCTTAGGCTTAAGTACATTACTTTGCGCGTAAAAGGCCAAGAGCTAAGGCAGCTCTATTTGTTTTTTGGGCAAACGGAGCGTGCCTCGTTTGACCATTGCCGCGAGGGCGAACTTCACCTCGTACATAAATCGCAAGTTCTGCTGCGGCCGCTCGGCGCAGTTAATAAGCTTACTTTGGAGTATCACTTTGCTCGGGGCGCGGCCCAAACCGAGGTGATGGTCGGCGTAGTTCACGTCGCTCGCGGACTGCCGGCAGTCGCCTGGTCGCCCCTGCAGGACTGGGGCACGGAACCGGAGTGA
- the asnS gene encoding asparagine--tRNA ligase, protein MAVISVKSLYRETAAYLNQEVVVEGWIRTVRASNTIGFIELNDGTFFRNVQVVLDAAHADFGALTKLPIATAITVRGKVVASQAAKQPFEIHAQAITVEAESLSDYPLQKKRHSLEYLREIAHLRPRTNLFSAVFRVRSVLAHAIHCFFQEQGFVYVHSPIITGSDAEGAGEMFRVTTLNLLNLPRQNGKVDFAHDFFGREAYLTVSGQLEAEIFALAFRNVYTFGPTFRAENSNTSRHAAEFWMIEPELAFADLSQNMANIEALIKYVVAYVLRECPEEMEFFNEFVDKGLLERLQNVVNSEFAEITYTEAIALLQQSGRQFEFEVAWEKGLQTEHERYLSEEVYKRPVFVTHYPKDLKSFYMRQNDDGRTVAATDLLVPGIGELVGASQREERYDTLVSRMQELKMPLEPYWWYLELRKYGGVKHSGYGVGFERLVMYVTGVSNIRDVIACPRTVGNLRI, encoded by the coding sequence ATGGCAGTTATCAGTGTAAAGAGCCTCTATCGCGAGACGGCAGCATATCTCAATCAAGAGGTAGTAGTCGAAGGTTGGATACGCACCGTGCGCGCTTCGAACACGATTGGGTTCATCGAGCTTAATGATGGCACGTTCTTTAGGAATGTGCAGGTAGTTCTTGATGCCGCGCATGCTGATTTCGGCGCGCTGACCAAGCTGCCTATTGCCACGGCCATCACTGTGCGCGGTAAGGTCGTAGCTAGTCAGGCGGCGAAACAACCCTTTGAGATTCACGCACAGGCTATTACCGTGGAGGCCGAGTCGCTTAGCGACTACCCTCTGCAGAAGAAGAGGCATAGCCTAGAATACCTGCGCGAGATTGCCCATCTGCGCCCGCGCACGAACCTGTTCTCTGCCGTATTTAGGGTGCGCTCCGTACTGGCGCATGCTATCCACTGCTTCTTTCAGGAGCAAGGGTTTGTCTATGTCCACTCCCCCATTATCACGGGTAGCGACGCTGAGGGCGCGGGAGAAATGTTTAGAGTCACCACGCTTAACCTCTTAAACCTACCCAGGCAGAATGGCAAAGTGGATTTTGCGCACGACTTCTTTGGTAGGGAAGCTTATCTTACCGTGAGCGGTCAGCTAGAGGCAGAAATCTTTGCCCTAGCTTTTCGCAACGTCTATACATTTGGCCCCACCTTCCGCGCCGAAAACAGCAACACGTCAAGACACGCGGCCGAATTTTGGATGATTGAGCCGGAGCTTGCCTTTGCGGATCTGAGTCAAAACATGGCCAATATTGAAGCGCTTATTAAGTACGTCGTCGCCTACGTACTGCGCGAATGTCCGGAGGAGATGGAGTTCTTTAACGAATTTGTCGACAAAGGGCTCCTGGAACGCCTGCAAAACGTCGTTAACTCGGAGTTCGCCGAAATTACGTACACAGAGGCAATTGCACTGTTGCAGCAGTCGGGCCGCCAGTTTGAGTTTGAGGTGGCCTGGGAGAAGGGCCTCCAGACCGAACACGAGCGATACCTGAGCGAAGAGGTCTACAAGCGACCTGTCTTTGTCACCCACTACCCAAAAGACCTAAAGTCTTTCTATATGCGCCAAAATGACGACGGGCGCACCGTTGCGGCGACAGACCTGCTCGTCCCCGGCATTGGGGAACTTGTCGGGGCTAGTCAACGTGAGGAGCGCTACGACACGCTGGTGTCTCGTATGCAGGAGCTTAAGATGCCGCTTGAGCCGTATTGGTGGTACTTAGAACTGCGCAAATACGGCGGCGTCAAGCATTCCGGCTATGGCGTGGGTTTTGAGCGTTTGGTCATGTATGTGACGGGTGTGTCAAATATTCGCGACGTTATCGCCTGCCCGCGCACGGTAGGCAACTTGAGGATATAA